One Oncorhynchus keta strain PuntledgeMale-10-30-2019 chromosome 34, Oket_V2, whole genome shotgun sequence genomic window, tgaAGTGAATGTTCCATATATTACCCAGTTTTTTATCAAATGTTTGAGTGGAGGATGACTCCATGATGTTTGAGTTATTTATGAATGTTAAATGTTTGTGTTGTCGTTCTGCAGTCACCACTCTGAGACCGGAGATTGGCAAGGTCATGTATGAAGACCATAAGCAGGTAAGAGAAGCAGATGAGGTCACTTCCTCCCTTTTGTGCAACTCAATAGTTTCCTTCACCTGATTGGTTCATTCTCAAGATGGTCTTTCTTCTGGTTTTTACATACTCTGcgttctctctcctctgattGGTCCGTTCTGTCTTCTGATTGGTCCATTCTGTGTTCTCTTCTCGGATTGGTGTAGATCTCAGTGGCAGACCTCCCAGGGCTGATAGAGGGGGCCCACATGAATAGAGGCATGGGCCACCAGTTCCTCAAACACGTGGAGAGGACCAGACAGCTGCTCTTTGTGGTTCGACCTAAACACAAACACAATTTATGGTCAAAGTCTCAAGGAGATTTGTGGTGAGAAAGCCTCCAGCTGTAATACTGATgaagtctctcttctctctctggtcaTAGGTGGACGTTTGTGGTTTCCAGCTGGCAAGCAAAACGCCCTTTAGGTCTGCTTTTGAGGCTGTTCAACTTTTAATTAAAGTGAGGCTAGCAGGACACATCTACACAGGAagcaccccctccctccctccgagcACCAGTATcataatatgttctctctctctccttatcccactTTCTGCCGcccgtcccctcctctctcaacccctcctatAGGAGTTGGAGCTGTATAAGGAGGATCTCCCGTGTAAGCCTGCTGTGTTGGTGGTCAATAAGATGGACCTGCCTGATGCAGAGGACAAACTCACAGAGCTGCAGGAGCAACTCCTAAACCCACACAGTAATCTAATGATATACATAGATTATAAACTTAGGTAATACTTAGGTAATTAAGGTGTACGATCTGTGACATTAGACTATTCATAGTGCCCCCCTGGTGTGCTTCTCCCTTTCAGAGTTCTCCCACCTGTTACCCGACGATATGCTTCCTAAGAACAACATGGTCTTCAGACACGTGGTTCCTATCTCAGCTGCCACCGGTTTTGGCATCGCACACCTCAAGACCTGTATCCGCCAATCACTAGACAAGGATGCCTCTATGGCAACGGACTCCCTGCACCGTGATAGGCTACAGGCACTGAGAGGGGCGGTCCCAGCCAAGAACACACTCACATGGGGCCCCACCGCCTCAGTTTGAGCTGAactgtgga contains:
- the LOC118373849 gene encoding GTP-binding protein 10-like isoform X2 — translated: MVWISRICYRKYGNFVDNLRLYVRGGSGGMGLPRLGGQGGKGGDVWVVAQKEMTLKRVKDKYPQKRFIAGVGINSRGQKGEDQEVMAPPGITVTNDDGKVLGKLNTEGDRVLVARGGQGGSYHSEFLPSKGQTRQIRLDLKLIADLGLVGFPNAGKSSLLTALSHAKPQIASYAFTTLRPEIGKVMYEDHKQISVADLPGLIEGAHMNRGMGHQFLKHVERTRQLLFVVDVCGFQLASKTPFRSAFEAVQLLIKELELYKEDLPCKPAVLVVNKMDLPDAEDKLTELQEQLLNPHKFSHLLPDDMLPKNNMVFRHVVPISAATGFGIAHLKTCIRQSLDKDASMATDSLHRDRLQALRGAVPAKNTLTWGPTASV
- the LOC118373849 gene encoding GTP-binding protein 10-like isoform X1, producing the protein MVWISRICYRKYGNFVDNLRLYVRGGSGGMGLPRLGGQGGKGGDVWVVAQKEMTLKRVKDKYPQKRFIAGVGINSSVRTLRGQKGEDQEVMAPPGITVTNDDGKVLGKLNTEGDRVLVARGGQGGSYHSEFLPSKGQTRQIRLDLKLIADLGLVGFPNAGKSSLLTALSHAKPQIASYAFTTLRPEIGKVMYEDHKQISVADLPGLIEGAHMNRGMGHQFLKHVERTRQLLFVVDVCGFQLASKTPFRSAFEAVQLLIKELELYKEDLPCKPAVLVVNKMDLPDAEDKLTELQEQLLNPHKFSHLLPDDMLPKNNMVFRHVVPISAATGFGIAHLKTCIRQSLDKDASMATDSLHRDRLQALRGAVPAKNTLTWGPTASV